In a single window of the Manis pentadactyla isolate mManPen7 chromosome 14, mManPen7.hap1, whole genome shotgun sequence genome:
- the RNF34 gene encoding E3 ubiquitin-protein ligase RNF34 isoform X2, with product MWASCCGLLNEVMGTGAVRGQQSGFAGGTSPFRFTTNSDFSTYPPVPTEGPNIVCKACGLSFSVFRKKHVCCDCKKDFCSVCSVLQENLRRCSTCQLLQETAFQRPQLMRLKVKDLRQYLILRNIPTDTCREKEDLVDLVLCHHGLGSDDNLDTSSLNSSRSQTSNFSTHSFFSNYTAPSATLSSFQGDFMGGDRTLGSGALAQEQSDRASANTEDEEEEEEEEDDGEEHLEARTPGLSKKRVRASLSDLSSLDDVEGMSVRQLKEILARNFVNYSGCCEKWELVERVNRLYKENEENQKSYGERLQLQDEEDDSLCRICMDAVIDCVLLECGHMVTCTKCGKRMSECPICRQYVVRAVHVFKS from the exons ATGTGGGCTTCATGCTGTGGGCTGCTGAATGAAGTCATGGGAACCGGAGCTGTCAGGGGCCAGCAGTCAGGATTTGCAGGAGGCACCAGTCCATTCAGATTTACAACAAACTCTGATTTTTCCACTTACCCACCAGTACCTACAGAAGGGCCTAATATAGTCTGCAAAGCCTGTGGACTTTCATTTTCAGTGTTTAGAAAGAAG caTGTATGTTGTGACTGCAAGAAGGATTTTTGCTCTGTTTGTTCAGTCTTACAAGAAAACCTCCGAAGATGTTCTACTTGTCAATTATTACAAGAGACAGCCTTTCAGCGCCCTCAGTTAATGCGACTGAAGGTGAAGGATCTACGGCAGTATCTCATTCTTAGAAACATACCTACTGATACCTGTCGAGAGAAGGAAGACCTGGTTGATCTAGTACTTTGCCATCATGGGCTAGGCTCTGATGATAACCTGGACACAAGCAGTCTGAATTCCTCAAGGTCCCAGACTTCTAACTTTTCTACACATTCCTTTTTTTCAAACTATACAGCCCCCTCTGCTACCCTGTCTTCGTTTCAGGGAGATTTTATGGGTGGTGACCGGACCTTAGGATCTGGAGCACTGGCACAG GAACAAAGTGATAGAGCCTCAGCAAACACagaagatgaggaggaggaggaggaggaggaggatgatgGAGAAGAACACTTGGAGGCGCGG ACACCTGGCCTCTCTAAGAAGAGAGTGAGAGCTTCACTGTCTGACCTGTCCAGCCTCGACGATGTGGAAGGGATGAGTGTGCGCCAACTGAAGGAAATCCTGGCTAGGAATTTTGTCAACTATTCTGGTTGTTGTGAAAAATGGGAGCTTGTAGAGAGAGTAAACCGGTTATacaaagagaatgaagaaaaccAGAAGTCAT ATGGTGAGCGGCTGCAGCTGCAGGATGAGGAAGATGACAGCCTGTGCCGTATCTGCATGGACGCCGTCATTGACTGTGTCCTGCTCGAGTGTGGGCACATGGTCACCTGTACCAAGTGTGGCAAGCGCATGAGTGAGTGTCCCATCTGCCGGCAGTATGTGGTGCGCGCTGTGCATGTGTTCAAGTCCTGA
- the RNF34 gene encoding E3 ubiquitin-protein ligase RNF34 isoform X1 has product MKAGATSMWASCCGLLNEVMGTGAVRGQQSGFAGGTSPFRFTTNSDFSTYPPVPTEGPNIVCKACGLSFSVFRKKHVCCDCKKDFCSVCSVLQENLRRCSTCQLLQETAFQRPQLMRLKVKDLRQYLILRNIPTDTCREKEDLVDLVLCHHGLGSDDNLDTSSLNSSRSQTSNFSTHSFFSNYTAPSATLSSFQGDFMGGDRTLGSGALAQEQSDRASANTEDEEEEEEEEDDGEEHLEARTPGLSKKRVRASLSDLSSLDDVEGMSVRQLKEILARNFVNYSGCCEKWELVERVNRLYKENEENQKSYGERLQLQDEEDDSLCRICMDAVIDCVLLECGHMVTCTKCGKRMSECPICRQYVVRAVHVFKS; this is encoded by the exons GCGGGTGCCACTTCTATGTGGGCTTCATGCTGTGGGCTGCTGAATGAAGTCATGGGAACCGGAGCTGTCAGGGGCCAGCAGTCAGGATTTGCAGGAGGCACCAGTCCATTCAGATTTACAACAAACTCTGATTTTTCCACTTACCCACCAGTACCTACAGAAGGGCCTAATATAGTCTGCAAAGCCTGTGGACTTTCATTTTCAGTGTTTAGAAAGAAG caTGTATGTTGTGACTGCAAGAAGGATTTTTGCTCTGTTTGTTCAGTCTTACAAGAAAACCTCCGAAGATGTTCTACTTGTCAATTATTACAAGAGACAGCCTTTCAGCGCCCTCAGTTAATGCGACTGAAGGTGAAGGATCTACGGCAGTATCTCATTCTTAGAAACATACCTACTGATACCTGTCGAGAGAAGGAAGACCTGGTTGATCTAGTACTTTGCCATCATGGGCTAGGCTCTGATGATAACCTGGACACAAGCAGTCTGAATTCCTCAAGGTCCCAGACTTCTAACTTTTCTACACATTCCTTTTTTTCAAACTATACAGCCCCCTCTGCTACCCTGTCTTCGTTTCAGGGAGATTTTATGGGTGGTGACCGGACCTTAGGATCTGGAGCACTGGCACAG GAACAAAGTGATAGAGCCTCAGCAAACACagaagatgaggaggaggaggaggaggaggaggatgatgGAGAAGAACACTTGGAGGCGCGG ACACCTGGCCTCTCTAAGAAGAGAGTGAGAGCTTCACTGTCTGACCTGTCCAGCCTCGACGATGTGGAAGGGATGAGTGTGCGCCAACTGAAGGAAATCCTGGCTAGGAATTTTGTCAACTATTCTGGTTGTTGTGAAAAATGGGAGCTTGTAGAGAGAGTAAACCGGTTATacaaagagaatgaagaaaaccAGAAGTCAT ATGGTGAGCGGCTGCAGCTGCAGGATGAGGAAGATGACAGCCTGTGCCGTATCTGCATGGACGCCGTCATTGACTGTGTCCTGCTCGAGTGTGGGCACATGGTCACCTGTACCAAGTGTGGCAAGCGCATGAGTGAGTGTCCCATCTGCCGGCAGTATGTGGTGCGCGCTGTGCATGTGTTCAAGTCCTGA